The genomic stretch CGCCGATGTCGTCCACCAGCCGCTGCAGGTGGTCGCACGTCGCCAGCATCAGCACGGTGAGTGCCTCGTCGATGACGATGCGGCCGTCGCGCACTTCGTCCAGCAGGCTCTCCACCACGTGCGTGAAGGCGACGACATGGTCCAGCCCCATCAAGCCGGCGGAGCCCTTGATGGTGTGGGCTGCGCGGAAGATGGCGTTCACCGCCTCGCCCCGGTCGGCGCTTTTCGCGAGGCCGAGCAGGGCGGTTTCCATGTCGGCCAGCAGCTCGCGGCACTCGGCGATGAAGGTTTGCAGCGCAGCTTCGAAGTCCATGTCGCTTCCTTTCAGGCCGCGGTGCCGGGCAAGAGCAGCGGGTCGCCGAAATGGCCGGCGGGGTCGAGCAGGTTCAGCACGTCCAGCACCGCCGGGCTGTGCTGGATGAAGCGCAGCGCGCCGCCGCGAGCGGCGGCCTCGCGCTTGGCGAGTATCAGCAGTTGCAGGCCGGCGGTGTCCAGCTCGGCCACGCCCGACAGGTCGAGCTCCGTCTGGCCGTCGGCCACCGCTTGCAGCAGCAGCACCTTGATTTCATGAGCGCGGTAGATGGTCATTTCACCGGTGAGCGTCAGCATGGGGCTTCCTTCGGGGCGGCCGGTCGCCGTGGCCTCAGGGCATCGCCAGCTTCTGCATCGCCCAGCGTGCCCAGCACAGCGGGCGCCGCCACCTGGAAGCGCCGGCCCGGCACGCCGAACGGCGTGGAGCGGAGGTCGGAAAGACAACGGGTCGCTGCCAAGGAGGGTCTCGCTGAGGGTTGAGATCGTGTCAAAGTGGTTTCAGATTATTCACTTTGATCTTTTTATTCAAAAGGGCAATTACCTATGGCGGGTTTCGTGGGGAAAGGGCGTGACGCGATGCACACAAACTGGCAGGCTTAGCGCCGCGAATGCGTGTTTTCACCCCTGATGCCGTCCCCACGCGGGCGCATTCGGCGACGGTTCGGGCACTTTCCAACCTGGTTTGGAGCCGACTGAAGGGCAGCGCTGATGCAGGGTCACAACTACTTCCTGGGCCGACTGCTGGTAGTGGCCGCTGCCGTGGCGCTGCCGCTGCTGGTGCTGCAGGGCCTGACGCTACGGTCACAGGCGCTGCGCGACGAGGCCGACGCCCGTGCGGGCGTGCTGAAACGCTCCGAGGAAGCCGCCCGCAAGGTCGACGAGTCGCTGACACGGGCGAAGCTTCTGCTGCAATTCCTCGCCGCGCGGGACGAACTGAAGCGGGTCGACGGCCCGCGCTGCACGAGCCTTTTGAGCGGGATCACGCGGATCGACCCGGTGATCGCCAACGTGGGTGCCATGGACCTCGCCGGCAATTCGCTGTGCCTGTCCCGGACGTCGCCGAACGCCCATGTCGACTACACCGAGGTCGATTGGTACAAGGCCACCGTGGCGGCCGAAGACACGGTGCTCAGCCCGCCGTTCCAGGGCCGCATCAGCGCGCGGCCGCTGATCAACATGGTGGCGCCGCTGCGCAATGACGACGGCCTGAAGGTGGGCATCTTGGCTGTGGCCATCGACCTGCAGGTGCTGGCTCGCCAGGCGTTGTCGACTCAGGGCATGCCCGACGGCAGCGCCGTCGCGCTGTTCTCGGCCGATCGGATCGTCATCGCCCGGGACCCCGATCTCGCCCGTTTCACGGGCAAGCCCATCACGCCGCGGTGGGCTGAGCAGGCGGAGCGGGCAGGACATGGGACCTTTTTCGGCCGGGGCGCCGAGGGCGTCGAGCGCCTCTACGGCATCGCAAAAGTGCCGCAGTTCGGCTTCCGGGTGAGCGCCGGCGTGCCGTCGGCCGCCGTGTTCCGCGCCAGCCGCGACAGCCTGTTGCGCAGCGTCGCGGCGACCCTCACCGTGGCCCTACTGGCGGGCTTGATCGCCGCGGGCGGCGCGCGCCGCCTCAGTGAGCCGCTGCGCCAGCTGACGCGGCGGGTGCGAGAAATCGGCGCCGGGCAGACCGAACTGCGCGCCGACGAAAGCCAGCCGGGCGAATTCCATGAGCTGGCCGTGGAGTTCAACCGCATGCTGGACGCCAGCCGCGCGGGCGAGGCGGCCCGGCGCGCGCAAGCCGCGGCCGAGGCCGCCAACGAGGCGAAGGGTCAGTTCCTGGCGCACATGAGCCATGAAATCCGCACGCCGCTCAATGCCATCGTGGGTTTGACGCGGCTGGCGCTGCTGACCGAACTCGACAGCCGCCAGCGAGGCTATCTTTCGAACGTCATGGGGGCGGCGGAAACGCTGCTGTCACTCATCGACCAGATCCTGGACTTCTCGAAGATCGAGGCCAACAAGCTCGAGCTGGACCGCAGCGAGTTCCAGGTCGACGAGGTGATCGAGCGCCTGAGGATGTTGCTCGGCGAGCGCGCTCAGCACAAGGGTCTCGATCTGCTGCTGGGCGTGCGCCACGACGTGCCCCGCCAACTGGCGGGTGACGGCAATCGCCTGCTGCAGGTGCTCACCAACCTGTGTGCCAACGCGATCAAGTTCACCGAACGTGGCGAGGTGGTGGTGCGCGTGGAGTGCGTGGAGCGCGCAGACGTGGACGTGGTGCTGCGTTTCTCCGTCCAGGACACGGGCATCGGCCTGACCGAGGAGCAGCAGGAGCGCCTGTTCCAGCCTTTCGTCCAGGCCGACGCGTCCATGACGCGGCTCTATGGCGGCACCGGCCTGGGACTGGCCATCAGCAAACAGCTGGTGGAACTGATGGGGGGCACGATCGGCGTGCAGAGCCGACCGGGGCAGGGCAGTGACTTTCATTTCACTGCGCGGTTTGGACTGCCTGAGGCGAGCACCGCCGTCGCGCCGCTGAGCATCCCTGAACTCGGCCAGCTTCCAGTCATGGTCATCCACGACGGCGGGAACGCTCGCGCCGTCGTCGGCGAGCACGTGCGCCGCCTGGGATGCCGGGTTCGCTGCGCCGCCTCACTCGACGACGCCTGGCCGGACCTGTCAGCAGCCGAGCCGCCGTTCGGCCTGGTGCTCGTTGGCAGCCGGCCCGGCGACCCACGAGCGATGGAGGTCGTCCAGCGCATCCGCCGGCAACTTGGCAGCGAGCGCCAGCCCCGGGTGGTGCTGATGACGACCGAGGACGACCCCGTGCGCCACTCCCCTGCCGCGGCCGGACAAGTCGACGGCTGGGTGACGCCGCCGGTGACGGCCTCCTCCCTTCTCGACACGTTGACCGCGTTGCTGACGCCGGTCCCCGCCGCGGCGCCGATGCCCGAGAACTACGTTGTCGACGCCCTGCGCGGGCGGCGACTGCTGCTGGTCGAAGACAACGAACTCAACCGCATCGTTGCGGGCGAACTGCTGACCACCGTGGCCGGCATGCAGGTCGAGCTGGCCCATAGCGGCCGCCGGGCCCTCGAGATGCTGGAGCAGCAACGTTTTGATGTGGTGCTGATGGATGTGCAGATGCCCGATATCGACGGCTACGAAGCGGCCCGCACCATCCGTCAGCGCCCGGCCCTGGCTGACCTGCCGGTGATCGCGATGACCGCACATGCGACACGCCGCGACCGCGCGCAGTGCTTGGCGGCGGGCATGAACGACTTCATCACCAAGCCGTTCGATCCTCAGGATCTGTTCACCGTGCTGGGGCAGTGGCTTCCCCGGCAACCGCGCGGTGAAGTACTGGACAAGGGTCTGAAGGAGTCCTCGGGCGTGTCGTTCACGCTCGGCCTGCGTCGTTGCGTGGGCAAGCGGGACCTCTACCGGCGCATCGCAGATCGGTTTACGACCACCACACCGGGCCCCATCGAGCAAATCGGCAAGGAAATCGAGGCCGGGCAGCTCCAGCAAGCCGCCAGTCTTGCGCACTCGTTGATCTCGACTGCCGGCACCCTCGGCGCTTCCCGGCTGTCAGAGATCGCCAGGCAGTTGGAAAGGAACCTGGAGGGCGGCCACCCGGCGGACTTTGCCGTTTTGCTGGCCGAGGCGCGGCTCGAATATGCGGAAGTGACGGCGGCTCTGAAGGCGTACCTGGCGGCCAAGCAAGCTTAGGCGTGTCCCGGTCAGGCAGGGCCAAGCAGTCCCCAAAGGGGGCAGCTTTGAAGACGGCCCCTTTCCGTTTGCTGACCCGTGTCATGTGAAACCGGTTCCAAATTGTTGCGCTTAGACACATCAACCTCACGTACGCTCCCGCGCTCGTCCATCGACAGGAGCAGGAGACATGAAACTCAAAAAAGCTTTGCAAAAAACGCTCGTGACGCTGATGGGTCTGGCGCTCTCGCCTCTGGCGATGGCCCAGAGCTGGCAGCTTGTCTGGCAGGACGAATTCAACGGCAGCATCGGTCCGGACTGGGTCTTCGAAACCGGCAATGGCGCGAGCGGTTGGGGCAACAACGAGTGGGAGTACTACCGGCGCGAGAACGCGAGCGTCGAGAACGGCAGTCTGGTGATCACGGCCAAGCGCCAGGACTTTGGCGGATTCCGGTACACCTCGGCTCGGATGAAGACGCAAGGCCACAAGGCCTTCAAGTACGGGCGTGTCGAAGCGCGCATCAAGCTGCCCACTGGCATGGGGCAATGGCCGGCTTTCTGGATGCTGGGAGCCAACCTTCCCAGCGTCGGCTGGCCGGCGTCCGGAGAAATCGACGTGATGGAACACGTCAACACCGACCCGCAGGTGTACGGCACCATCCACTGGCAGGACCACACCGGTAAGTACGCACAGTACGGCGGCCACACCGCTGCCAACGTGACCGACTGGCATGTCTACGCGGTGGAGTGGGATGCCAACGCCATCCGATGGTTCGTCGACAACAACAAGTATCACGAGGTCAACATCCAGAACGGCGTCAACGGCACCGAGGAGTTCCACAGGGACTTCTTCCTTCTGCTGAACTTCGCGATCGGTGGCAACTGGCCCGGCTTCAACATCGACGAGACTCGCCTGCCTGCGAAGATGTATGTCGACTACGTTCGCGTCTACTCCCAGGGAAGCGGCGGTGGCGGAAACAGCGGCGTGGCCACCGCCTACCAACACTGCAACTACGGTGGGTACGGCGTTTCGCTGGCAGAAGGGCGGTATACCCTGTCGCAGTTGCTGGCGATGGGCGCGGCAAACGACGACCTCTCGTCCCTGCGGGTCAAGCCGGGCTATCAGGTGACGCTGTACTCCGACGACAACTTTGGCGGCCGCTCGCTGACGAGAAAGTCTGACTCGGCCTGCCTGGTCAGCAACACCTTCAACGATCAAGCCTCGTCGATCGTCGTCTCCAAAGACGCAGGAAGCGGGTGGACCCATCACGTCGAGGCCGAGAGTTTCACGGCACAAAACGGCATTCAGACCGAAGCTTCCTCCGAAGGTGGCCTGAACGTCGGTTGGCTCGACACCGGTGACTGGTTGGCCTACGGCGCTATCACCTTCCCAACCAGCGGCACCTACCGCGTCGAGTACCGGGTCGCGAGCGGCAGTGGCGGCGGCATGCTATCGCTCGACTTGAACGCAGGCGGCACCGCGCTCGGGCAACTCGCAGTGCCGTCGACCGGCGGTTGGCAGAACTGGACCACGATCTCCCACGTGGTCAACATCAACGCCGGCACCTACAACCCTGGCATCTACG from Caldimonas brevitalea encodes the following:
- a CDS encoding STAS domain-containing protein, whose amino-acid sequence is MLTLTGEMTIYRAHEIKVLLLQAVADGQTELDLSGVAELDTAGLQLLILAKREAAARGGALRFIQHSPAVLDVLNLLDPAGHFGDPLLLPGTAA
- a CDS encoding response regulator, coding for MQGHNYFLGRLLVVAAAVALPLLVLQGLTLRSQALRDEADARAGVLKRSEEAARKVDESLTRAKLLLQFLAARDELKRVDGPRCTSLLSGITRIDPVIANVGAMDLAGNSLCLSRTSPNAHVDYTEVDWYKATVAAEDTVLSPPFQGRISARPLINMVAPLRNDDGLKVGILAVAIDLQVLARQALSTQGMPDGSAVALFSADRIVIARDPDLARFTGKPITPRWAEQAERAGHGTFFGRGAEGVERLYGIAKVPQFGFRVSAGVPSAAVFRASRDSLLRSVAATLTVALLAGLIAAGGARRLSEPLRQLTRRVREIGAGQTELRADESQPGEFHELAVEFNRMLDASRAGEAARRAQAAAEAANEAKGQFLAHMSHEIRTPLNAIVGLTRLALLTELDSRQRGYLSNVMGAAETLLSLIDQILDFSKIEANKLELDRSEFQVDEVIERLRMLLGERAQHKGLDLLLGVRHDVPRQLAGDGNRLLQVLTNLCANAIKFTERGEVVVRVECVERADVDVVLRFSVQDTGIGLTEEQQERLFQPFVQADASMTRLYGGTGLGLAISKQLVELMGGTIGVQSRPGQGSDFHFTARFGLPEASTAVAPLSIPELGQLPVMVIHDGGNARAVVGEHVRRLGCRVRCAASLDDAWPDLSAAEPPFGLVLVGSRPGDPRAMEVVQRIRRQLGSERQPRVVLMTTEDDPVRHSPAAAGQVDGWVTPPVTASSLLDTLTALLTPVPAAAPMPENYVVDALRGRRLLLVEDNELNRIVAGELLTTVAGMQVELAHSGRRALEMLEQQRFDVVLMDVQMPDIDGYEAARTIRQRPALADLPVIAMTAHATRRDRAQCLAAGMNDFITKPFDPQDLFTVLGQWLPRQPRGEVLDKGLKESSGVSFTLGLRRCVGKRDLYRRIADRFTTTTPGPIEQIGKEIEAGQLQQAASLAHSLISTAGTLGASRLSEIARQLERNLEGGHPADFAVLLAEARLEYAEVTAALKAYLAAKQA
- a CDS encoding carbohydrate-binding protein; the encoded protein is MKLKKALQKTLVTLMGLALSPLAMAQSWQLVWQDEFNGSIGPDWVFETGNGASGWGNNEWEYYRRENASVENGSLVITAKRQDFGGFRYTSARMKTQGHKAFKYGRVEARIKLPTGMGQWPAFWMLGANLPSVGWPASGEIDVMEHVNTDPQVYGTIHWQDHTGKYAQYGGHTAANVTDWHVYAVEWDANAIRWFVDNNKYHEVNIQNGVNGTEEFHRDFFLLLNFAIGGNWPGFNIDETRLPAKMYVDYVRVYSQGSGGGGNSGVATAYQHCNYGGYGVSLAEGRYTLSQLLAMGAANDDLSSLRVKPGYQVTLYSDDNFGGRSLTRKSDSACLVSNTFNDQASSIVVSKDAGSGWTHHVEAESFTAQNGIQTEASSEGGLNVGWLDTGDWLAYGAITFPTSGTYRVEYRVASGSGGGMLSLDLNAGGTALGQLAVPSTGGWQNWTTISHVVNINAGTYNPGIYAVQGGWNINWVKFTKL